From a single Nitrospirota bacterium genomic region:
- a CDS encoding aminodeoxychorismate/anthranilate synthase component II, producing the protein MLLMIDNYDSFTYNLVQYLGELGQDLQVYRNNKITIVEIEKMAPERIVISPGPCTPTEAGISIGVIKHFAGKVPILGVCLGHQSIGEAFGGDVIRAPYLMHGKTSMIHHDGRTIFAGLPNPFEATRYHSLIIKRETMPAVLEVSAWTDDGIVMGVRHKQLKVEGVQFHPESILTNAGKDLLRNFLKL; encoded by the coding sequence ATGCTGTTGATGATCGACAATTACGACTCCTTCACCTACAATCTGGTCCAGTACCTGGGAGAACTGGGGCAGGACCTGCAGGTGTACCGGAACAACAAGATTACGATCGTGGAGATCGAGAAGATGGCGCCCGAGCGCATCGTGATCTCGCCGGGGCCCTGCACGCCCACGGAAGCGGGGATATCCATCGGCGTGATCAAGCACTTCGCGGGCAAGGTGCCTATCCTCGGCGTCTGCCTCGGTCACCAGTCCATCGGCGAGGCCTTCGGCGGGGACGTGATCCGCGCGCCCTATCTCATGCACGGGAAGACCTCGATGATCCACCACGACGGCAGGACCATCTTTGCCGGGCTGCCGAATCCCTTCGAGGCCACGCGGTACCATTCCCTCATCATCAAGCGCGAGACGATGCCGGCCGTGCTCGAGGTCTCGGCCTGGACCGACGACGGCATTGTCATGGGCGTTCGGCATAAACAGCTCAAGGTCGAGGGCGTGCAGTTCCATCCCGAGTCCATCCTGACCAACGCGGGGAAGGACCTGCTCAGGAATTTTCTGAAGCTGTGA
- a CDS encoding PilZ domain-containing protein has protein sequence MDIYKLLDLLEKVESDVSGLYKRLHEEHKLNKEAAEFFYNLHMEEESHVQIIRMERRIIQSAPKVFREAHVNLSEINSMLENIANLRTAKLALPELIGRIYGLESSPAEKYLIDALKDSNDELRDFLIRLSSSFDTHAEKVAVFARKLGVQIEDIQNRYMRKARVGYGEKVLINQSLAVKGVDISEGGMFLLTGRTFTVGQHLSVQFTVLQVPVTADALVQFVIDEVGMGIRFENIQDSDRELIGRYVAGRIEEKGLDKHKRILLVGNSRLGGRDLLNYVNELIGTGSKVLDISAFEDAVNSLRKGLDLSCIILTIENDLDPNYFLLQFLPTMDNYKEVPVVVMTNNHRKEFRELLIRRGVKRLLVRSTTSPKRLAEEISTVTA, from the coding sequence ATGGATATATATAAACTGCTTGATCTGCTTGAGAAAGTGGAATCCGACGTCTCCGGCCTCTATAAACGTCTGCATGAAGAACATAAGCTGAACAAAGAGGCAGCGGAATTTTTTTACAATCTGCATATGGAGGAGGAGTCCCATGTGCAGATAATCCGTATGGAACGGCGAATTATCCAGTCGGCCCCCAAAGTGTTCCGGGAGGCACATGTTAATTTGTCCGAGATCAACAGCATGCTGGAAAATATTGCGAATCTGAGAACAGCCAAACTGGCCCTGCCCGAACTGATCGGCAGGATCTACGGGCTTGAGAGCAGTCCTGCCGAGAAATATCTCATCGATGCATTGAAGGACTCGAATGATGAACTGCGCGATTTTCTTATTCGGCTCAGTTCAAGTTTCGATACGCACGCGGAAAAAGTCGCGGTATTTGCTCGGAAACTGGGAGTGCAGATCGAAGATATCCAGAACCGATATATGCGCAAGGCGCGCGTCGGGTATGGTGAGAAGGTCCTTATCAATCAATCCCTCGCCGTCAAAGGGGTCGATATCAGCGAAGGAGGCATGTTCCTGCTGACCGGAAGAACGTTTACGGTAGGACAGCACCTATCCGTTCAATTCACGGTGCTGCAAGTGCCTGTTACAGCTGATGCACTGGTCCAGTTTGTAATCGATGAAGTAGGGATGGGCATCAGATTCGAAAATATCCAGGACAGCGACCGGGAGCTCATCGGCAGGTATGTTGCCGGGAGAATAGAAGAGAAGGGACTCGACAAGCATAAACGCATTCTGCTAGTCGGCAATTCCCGGCTCGGCGGTCGGGACCTTCTGAACTATGTGAACGAACTGATAGGCACCGGCAGCAAGGTTTTGGACATCTCTGCATTCGAAGATGCGGTAAATTCGCTGCGCAAGGGCCTCGATCTTTCGTGTATAATCCTGACCATCGAGAATGATCTCGATCCCAATTACTTCCTGCTTCAGTTTCTGCCCACCATGGACAATTATAAGGAGGTTCCGGTCGTCGTGATGACGAACAATCATCGTAAGGAATTCCGTGAATTGCTGATCCGGAGGGGAGTGAAAAGACTGCTCGTCAGGTCGACCACTTCGCCCAAACGACTGGCCGAAGAGATCAGTACCGTAACTGCGTAG
- a CDS encoding HAMP domain-containing sensor histidine kinase, whose translation MHKHSKGKSIVLFAGAALIALSALLFVRAVTTRDFGQPGVGLFGSQSDTQLIVAFALLSGLAIALLVIVSRTWNGAASKPVSEPRQPGEKAATTERPRQRTGRSAPEPDTSSGFLPDEVGESSSSAVEMHEEPEEADEEIPADEEHTQSLLDESDRIKKIVEGMDELARAQALGRTLKKQSIEVQPLLGGIIEKTRLLAQGRDVAFNLECEAGLTITADPECLGWIMGNLMDNAAKAVKRDGSVTLSASSKGGQVVFTVADTGTGIRQRHRHHIFERFFRGTGSGIGLGLTIVKELVDACGGKIEVKTKLGEGTIITVSIPAV comes from the coding sequence ATGCATAAACATTCCAAGGGTAAATCTATTGTCCTGTTTGCCGGCGCCGCGCTCATCGCGCTGTCCGCGCTCCTTTTTGTGCGCGCCGTGACAACCAGGGACTTCGGACAGCCCGGAGTGGGCCTGTTCGGCAGCCAATCAGACACTCAGCTCATCGTTGCCTTTGCGTTGCTCAGCGGACTTGCGATCGCCCTGCTTGTCATTGTATCCCGGACCTGGAACGGAGCGGCATCGAAGCCAGTCTCGGAGCCGAGGCAGCCGGGAGAGAAGGCTGCAACCACGGAACGTCCCCGTCAGAGAACCGGTCGTTCTGCACCGGAACCGGATACGTCTTCCGGATTTCTCCCGGACGAGGTGGGGGAATCGAGTTCATCCGCCGTCGAAATGCACGAAGAACCGGAAGAGGCGGACGAGGAAATTCCAGCCGACGAAGAGCATACGCAGTCTCTCCTGGACGAGTCCGACAGGATCAAGAAGATCGTCGAAGGTATGGATGAGCTGGCGAGGGCCCAGGCGCTCGGCCGCACGCTCAAAAAGCAGTCGATCGAGGTCCAGCCCCTTCTGGGAGGCATCATTGAAAAAACGCGTCTCCTGGCACAGGGCAGGGATGTCGCATTCAACCTGGAGTGCGAGGCGGGTCTTACGATAACGGCAGATCCGGAGTGCCTCGGCTGGATCATGGGAAACCTGATGGACAATGCCGCCAAGGCCGTGAAGCGGGACGGAAGCGTGACCCTGAGCGCTTCCTCGAAAGGCGGACAGGTCGTCTTTACGGTCGCGGACACGGGGACCGGGATCCGGCAGCGGCATCGTCATCACATTTTCGAACGGTTCTTCCGCGGGACGGGAAGCGGTATCGGCCTGGGCCTCACCATCGTGAAGGAACTTGTGGACGCCTGCGGGGGGAAGATAGAAGTGAAGACGAAGCTGGGAGAAGGTACCATTATTACGGTGTCTATTCCGGCAGTGTGA
- a CDS encoding methyltransferase — MNKVLTKQLQEFSRLWGGFRASRVVLTANNYRVFDYLKTPKTAGELSQGIGTDPRATEILLDAVTTVGLLGKSGGKYRNTEMAKKFLVKDSPLYQGDLLRHAEHLWKSWSSLDGVVKTGMPNKSGGRDYDSFIRAMHNIAVIRAKSVIAAIDLKGVARALDLGGGPGTYSMELARKRIIVTLFDMPEAVAIAKQIVGEQKTKQIHFIEGDFHASDIRSGYDLVFMSQILHSNSIDDSITLIEKAREALNPGGLIAIHEFYLEKNRAFPAPGALFSINMLVNTPAGRSYTVEEIKGWLTKTGFKGIKVKVLGETVVVTGRKG, encoded by the coding sequence ATGAACAAAGTTCTTACAAAACAGCTTCAGGAGTTTTCACGCCTTTGGGGCGGGTTCAGGGCGTCGCGGGTGGTCCTGACCGCGAACAATTATCGCGTTTTTGACTACTTGAAAACACCGAAGACTGCCGGAGAGCTATCTCAAGGAATCGGCACTGATCCTCGGGCAACGGAGATTCTGCTCGATGCCGTTACCACCGTCGGCCTGCTCGGGAAATCAGGAGGCAAGTACCGCAACACCGAGATGGCAAAGAAATTCCTCGTGAAGGACAGCCCTCTCTATCAGGGCGACCTGCTGCGGCATGCGGAGCATCTCTGGAAGTCCTGGTCCAGCCTGGACGGGGTCGTGAAGACAGGCATGCCGAACAAATCGGGCGGCCGTGACTACGACTCCTTCATCAGGGCAATGCATAACATCGCCGTGATCCGGGCGAAGAGCGTGATCGCGGCGATCGATCTCAAGGGTGTTGCCCGCGCGCTCGATCTCGGCGGCGGACCGGGGACGTACAGCATGGAGCTGGCGCGGAAAAGGATCATCGTCACGCTTTTTGACATGCCGGAAGCCGTCGCAATCGCCAAGCAGATCGTCGGGGAGCAGAAGACAAAGCAGATCCATTTTATCGAAGGCGATTTCCATGCCAGCGACATCAGGAGCGGTTATGATCTCGTGTTCATGAGCCAGATCCTGCACTCGAATTCGATCGATGACAGCATCACACTCATCGAGAAGGCCCGTGAGGCGCTGAATCCCGGGGGCCTTATCGCCATCCACGAATTCTACTTAGAGAAGAACCGCGCCTTCCCGGCTCCGGGCGCTTTGTTCTCCATCAATATGCTTGTCAACACACCGGCTGGCAGGTCTTATACTGTCGAAGAGATAAAGGGATGGCTCACGAAGACCGGGTTTAAGGGGATCAAGGTGAAGGTGCTGGGAGAGACGGTGGTCGTGACGGGGAGGAAGGGATAG
- a CDS encoding NifB/NifX family molybdenum-iron cluster-binding protein has protein sequence MKICFPVQNDNGIESTVYNHFGSAPVFVVFDTDTNSVASISNQDQHHSHGACNPMKALDNQKVDAIVVGGIGAGALTRLNQMGITVHRSQGETVRENLSMFQAKSLPVLTVQGCCGGHSKDGGCAH, from the coding sequence ATGAAGATCTGTTTTCCAGTCCAGAATGATAATGGGATCGAGAGCACGGTGTACAATCACTTTGGCTCAGCTCCGGTATTCGTCGTTTTCGATACGGACACGAACAGCGTTGCCTCGATCAGCAACCAGGACCAGCACCACTCGCACGGCGCGTGCAATCCCATGAAGGCGCTCGACAACCAGAAGGTCGATGCGATCGTGGTCGGCGGCATCGGTGCGGGCGCGCTCACGAGGCTGAACCAGATGGGGATCACGGTGCACCGCTCACAGGGCGAGACCGTACGGGAAAATCTTTCGATGTTCCAGGCTAAAAGCCTTCCCGTGCTGACGGTCCAGGGATGCTGCGGCGGCCACAGCAAGGACGGGGGCTGCGCTCATTAA
- the trpE gene encoding anthranilate synthase component I, translating into MFQPSLEEFRQKAKKGNLIPVYREILADMETPVSAFRKIDDGKNSFLLESMEGGEKWARYSFLGSGPSVIIRTFGGRAEIVRKGRTEKVSFDRDPLEIVKSVLADYAPVQDPGLPRFFGGAVGFMGYDVVRYFEELPSRKKEGLDLPDIFFMITDTLLIFDNLTHRIKVVSNAHVNGHSVTAAYKEATGKIDALVKKLRTNVRREAGGGRRGAKKHQLTSNFTQAKYEQAVLKAKEYIRAGDIFQVVPSQRFRTKINIEPYEIYRALRLINPSPYMYFLRCGDATVVGASPEVMVRLEGGRIDLRPIAGTRRRGANEDEDESLARELLADPKERAEHIMLVDLGRNDVGRVSEPGSVSVSELMVIERYSHVMHIVSNVRGRLSGGRDAYDVIRACFPAGTVSGAPKIRAMQIIDELEPTKRGPYAGAVGYFGFSGNMDTCITIRTLVIKDKIAYIQAGGGVVADSDPAAEYQETVNKAKAMMRAVEMAEQGLD; encoded by the coding sequence ATGTTCCAGCCGTCCCTCGAAGAATTCAGGCAAAAGGCGAAGAAGGGCAACCTCATCCCGGTCTACCGGGAGATCCTCGCTGACATGGAAACGCCCGTCTCGGCATTCCGGAAGATCGACGACGGAAAGAATTCATTCCTCCTCGAGAGCATGGAAGGCGGAGAGAAGTGGGCCCGTTACTCTTTTTTGGGGAGCGGCCCGTCGGTCATCATCAGGACCTTCGGGGGCCGGGCGGAGATCGTCCGGAAGGGCAGGACCGAAAAGGTCTCCTTCGACCGCGACCCACTCGAGATCGTGAAGAGCGTGCTCGCGGACTATGCACCTGTGCAGGACCCGGGCCTGCCGCGCTTCTTTGGCGGCGCCGTGGGGTTCATGGGCTATGACGTGGTCCGCTACTTCGAGGAGCTGCCTTCGCGCAAGAAGGAGGGGCTCGACCTTCCCGACATCTTTTTCATGATCACCGACACGCTCCTGATCTTCGACAATCTCACCCATCGCATCAAGGTCGTGTCGAACGCGCACGTCAACGGCCACTCGGTCACTGCCGCGTACAAAGAAGCGACCGGCAAGATCGACGCGCTGGTGAAGAAGCTCAGAACGAACGTGAGGCGTGAGGCGGGAGGCGGGAGGAGAGGCGCAAAGAAACATCAGCTTACGTCCAATTTCACCCAGGCGAAGTATGAACAAGCGGTGCTCAAGGCGAAGGAATACATCAGGGCGGGGGACATCTTCCAGGTCGTGCCGTCCCAGCGGTTCCGGACGAAGATCAACATCGAACCCTATGAGATCTACCGCGCGCTCCGCCTGATCAATCCGTCCCCCTACATGTACTTCCTGCGCTGCGGCGATGCAACCGTGGTGGGAGCATCTCCCGAGGTGATGGTCAGGCTCGAGGGCGGCAGGATCGACCTGCGGCCGATCGCGGGCACGCGCAGGCGCGGCGCGAACGAGGATGAGGACGAGTCCCTGGCCCGGGAACTCCTGGCGGACCCGAAGGAACGGGCCGAGCATATCATGCTCGTGGACCTGGGCAGGAACGACGTGGGCAGGGTGAGCGAACCGGGCAGCGTTTCGGTCTCCGAGCTCATGGTGATCGAGCGCTATTCCCACGTGATGCACATCGTCTCGAACGTGCGCGGCAGGCTGTCGGGCGGCAGGGACGCCTACGACGTGATCCGCGCCTGCTTCCCGGCGGGCACGGTCTCGGGGGCGCCGAAGATCAGGGCCATGCAGATCATCGACGAGCTGGAGCCGACGAAGCGCGGACCCTACGCGGGAGCCGTGGGCTACTTCGGGTTCTCGGGCAACATGGATACCTGCATTACGATCCGCACGCTCGTGATCAAGGACAAGATCGCCTATATCCAGGCAGGCGGCGGCGTGGTGGCGGACAGCGATCCCGCTGCCGAGTACCAGGAGACCGTCAACAAGGCCAAGGCCATGATGCGCGCCGTGGAGATGGCGGAGCAGGGGCTGGATTGA
- a CDS encoding DNA gyrase subunit B → MAATYTAKDITVLEGLEPVRKRPAMYIGSTDARGLHHLVWETLDNAVDEALNGYCTAITLRIEKDGGVTVIDNGRGIPVDIHPKTKRPAIETILCTLHAGGKFDHTAYRSSGGLHGVGASVVNALSDVFIATVWRDGYEWTQEFSRGKPKGNLKKGRPTKAHGTQIYFRPDPDIFSKTHFNYKNILDVSESKAFLNKGLKLTIENERDKEKPVSFRYDNGIQDYIKRIVSGTTVVNPDPFYFEKEDDFKIECAIHWTIATDMEIHSYANSINTSDGGTHELAVRQGLTKAVRSYAERKNLIPKNIKAIAPEDVYEGLYGIVSVLVKNPQFQGQTKEKLNNPEISSPIENSIRNGCEAYLLANPTMADAVVRRVLLAAEARMASRAAKDNVSRKLSSLKLNLPGKLADCSSSKVEESEVFIVEGDSAGGSAKMARDRKTQAVLSLRGKILNVEQVSSLERIQTNNEIKNLLATLGCGVGAHFDLNKLRYHRVILMTDADVDGAHISVLLLTFIYRYMPELINHGHIYLAMPPLFRIEAGKEVFYAMDEMEKDKILAKLNNRKFEVGRFKGLGEMNPETLKETTMNPKTRTLMKVQVLDHKATGDVFERLMGKDPRARFTFIQERAEFAELDI, encoded by the coding sequence TTGGCAGCAACCTATACCGCAAAAGACATCACTGTCCTCGAAGGGCTGGAGCCGGTCCGCAAGCGGCCGGCCATGTACATCGGCTCGACTGACGCGCGCGGCCTGCATCACCTCGTATGGGAGACGCTCGACAACGCCGTGGACGAGGCGCTGAACGGGTATTGCACGGCCATCACGCTCCGGATCGAGAAGGATGGCGGCGTAACGGTCATCGACAACGGGCGCGGCATCCCCGTCGACATCCATCCGAAGACCAAACGTCCCGCCATTGAGACCATCCTCTGCACGCTGCACGCGGGCGGCAAGTTCGACCACACGGCCTACCGGTCCTCGGGCGGCCTGCACGGCGTGGGCGCATCGGTCGTGAACGCGCTCTCGGACGTGTTCATCGCCACGGTCTGGCGCGACGGGTACGAGTGGACGCAGGAGTTCTCGCGCGGCAAGCCGAAGGGGAACCTCAAGAAGGGGCGGCCGACCAAGGCGCACGGCACGCAGATCTACTTCAGACCCGACCCGGACATCTTCTCCAAGACGCACTTCAACTACAAGAACATCCTCGACGTGTCCGAGAGCAAGGCCTTCCTGAACAAGGGTCTCAAGCTCACGATCGAGAACGAACGGGACAAGGAGAAGCCGGTTTCGTTCCGGTACGACAACGGCATCCAGGACTACATCAAGCGCATCGTGTCGGGCACGACGGTGGTGAACCCCGACCCGTTCTACTTCGAGAAAGAGGACGACTTCAAGATCGAGTGCGCGATCCACTGGACCATCGCGACGGACATGGAGATCCATTCCTACGCGAACTCGATCAACACCTCCGACGGCGGCACGCACGAACTCGCGGTCCGGCAGGGCCTGACCAAGGCCGTCCGCTCCTATGCCGAGCGCAAGAACCTGATCCCGAAGAACATCAAGGCCATCGCGCCCGAGGACGTGTACGAGGGGCTGTACGGCATCGTGAGCGTGCTCGTGAAGAACCCGCAGTTCCAGGGCCAGACCAAGGAGAAACTGAATAACCCGGAGATCTCGTCGCCCATTGAGAATTCGATCAGGAACGGCTGCGAGGCCTATCTCCTTGCGAATCCGACCATGGCTGATGCCGTCGTGCGGCGCGTGCTGCTCGCAGCCGAGGCGCGCATGGCGTCCCGAGCGGCAAAGGACAACGTGTCCCGGAAGCTTTCGTCGCTCAAGCTGAACCTGCCGGGCAAGCTTGCCGACTGCTCGTCGAGCAAGGTGGAGGAGTCCGAGGTGTTCATCGTGGAGGGAGACTCGGCGGGCGGTTCCGCCAAGATGGCGCGCGACCGGAAGACCCAGGCCGTGCTGTCGCTCCGCGGCAAGATCCTGAACGTGGAGCAGGTGTCTTCTCTTGAGCGGATCCAGACGAACAACGAGATCAAGAACCTGCTCGCGACTCTCGGGTGCGGCGTAGGCGCCCACTTCGACCTGAACAAGCTCCGCTACCACCGCGTGATCCTAATGACCGACGCCGACGTGGATGGCGCTCACATCAGCGTCCTGCTCCTCACCTTCATCTACCGGTACATGCCGGAGCTCATCAACCACGGCCATATCTACCTTGCCATGCCCCCGCTCTTCAGGATCGAGGCAGGCAAGGAGGTCTTCTACGCCATGGACGAGATGGAGAAGGATAAGATCCTGGCAAAGCTGAACAACAGGAAGTTCGAGGTCGGCCGCTTTAAAGGGCTTGGCGAAATGAACCCTGAGACCCTGAAAGAGACCACCATGAACCCGAAGACGCGGACGCTCATGAAAGTGCAGGTGCTGGACCACAAGGCAACCGGCGACGTGTTCGAGCGGCTCATGGGCAAGGACCCCAGGGCCCGTTTCACATTCATTCAGGAGAGGGCTGAATTCGCGGAGCTTGATATATAA
- a CDS encoding DUF134 domain-containing protein produces the protein MSPRCKKPRNCKCKFKGTAFKPTCVPMSEIEQVPLLREELEAFKLCDLDDLTQAEAGARMGVSRGTIQRILTGARKKVAKALSKGQAIVFE, from the coding sequence ATGTCCCCCCGATGCAAAAAGCCGCGAAATTGCAAATGCAAATTTAAAGGAACGGCGTTCAAGCCAACCTGCGTGCCGATGTCGGAGATCGAGCAGGTGCCACTCCTGCGTGAAGAGCTTGAGGCGTTCAAGCTCTGCGATCTTGACGACCTCACGCAGGCGGAGGCCGGCGCGAGGATGGGCGTTTCGCGGGGGACCATTCAAAGGATACTTACGGGCGCGAGAAAAAAGGTTGCGAAGGCCCTGAGCAAAGGTCAGGCCATAGTATTTGAATAA
- a CDS encoding DsrE family protein, producing MDNKEFVFVITHSYDAIERAAAALQLATNMAAFDAKIDFFLINEGVHLARKGFAESITWQKGFSPVAELMKSLVEDFDCKFYICASCVKPYGLEGAEWIKNAEVKPGSYLGELLMKRQNVTF from the coding sequence ATGGACAACAAAGAATTCGTATTTGTCATAACCCATTCCTATGATGCAATAGAGCGCGCGGCCGCAGCGCTCCAGCTTGCCACCAACATGGCGGCCTTTGATGCCAAGATAGATTTCTTCCTGATAAACGAAGGCGTGCATCTGGCGCGGAAGGGATTTGCCGAGTCAATCACGTGGCAGAAGGGATTTTCACCCGTTGCGGAACTGATGAAAAGCCTGGTGGAAGACTTCGACTGCAAGTTCTATATCTGCGCATCCTGTGTCAAACCCTACGGCCTTGAAGGCGCCGAATGGATAAAGAACGCTGAGGTCAAGCCGGGCTCCTACCTTGGGGAGCTCCTCATGAAACGCCAGAACGTAACATTTTGA
- a CDS encoding diguanylate cyclase, giving the protein MSAKIALIVTITVVLMAFFFSHRLYWYERETIFRNSETHLLHIGEGLRGPVESFLKKQDHQGIRKAIAEAAREADVILITAYNARGRVISCSSPRWSGRDLINMYPEAVTVEDIAAVQKALGGGYAAYYDEQHVRSCLVMPVVYGESGTGALFISLDLVSTMAQINRRAVEGILIAVLVAAVSGVAAYFLFHALFARRVKSLSVTATRLASGDITSRTEVGGIDEIGYLAASFNNLAEEITNWHGNLEEAAASRMNELLVLFEVVNTISQSLDMNAVLPKVLDQVVGNMGVVQGAVVLVGSDGLSLSLVAQRGLSDGSACRISGAGQGGIGDVILRNKAMRISAGDEDGPESVPGLEQDDIRSALIVPISARGAVLGALALYSPQRHKFTDENEALLATIGNQVSVAVLNARLYEKTLELAQEDGLTRLANRRHLMERLKQEVYRAERYHTSLSLIMLDLDKFKSFNDTYGHLKGDELLREFAIMVAHTIRVTDIAGRYGGEEFAIILPNTALKGAIVIAERIRLAMEGLRIDIGEGSPPAGRTVSIGIAEFLPGDTEEKLVGNADAALYRAKQGGRNRVSW; this is encoded by the coding sequence ATGAGCGCAAAGATAGCGCTGATCGTGACGATCACGGTCGTGCTCATGGCCTTTTTTTTCTCCCACCGCCTCTATTGGTACGAGCGGGAAACGATCTTCCGCAACTCGGAAACGCACCTCCTGCACATCGGCGAGGGCTTGCGGGGCCCTGTCGAGTCGTTCCTGAAAAAGCAGGACCACCAGGGCATCCGGAAGGCCATTGCAGAGGCTGCCCGGGAGGCCGATGTCATCCTGATCACCGCGTACAACGCCAGGGGCAGGGTGATCAGCTGCAGCTCGCCGCGATGGAGCGGACGGGACCTCATCAACATGTATCCCGAAGCGGTCACGGTCGAAGACATCGCCGCGGTCCAGAAGGCCCTCGGCGGCGGTTATGCCGCGTACTATGACGAGCAGCACGTCAGGTCCTGCCTCGTGATGCCGGTGGTGTACGGGGAAAGCGGCACGGGCGCGCTCTTCATCAGCCTCGACCTCGTGTCCACCATGGCGCAGATCAACAGGCGGGCCGTTGAGGGCATTCTCATTGCCGTGCTGGTTGCCGCGGTCTCCGGCGTCGCCGCCTATTTTCTGTTCCACGCGCTCTTCGCCAGGCGCGTGAAGTCCCTATCCGTGACGGCGACCAGGCTTGCCTCCGGCGACATCACCAGCCGGACCGAGGTGGGAGGCATTGACGAGATCGGCTACCTCGCGGCGTCCTTCAACAACCTCGCCGAAGAGATCACGAACTGGCACGGCAATCTCGAGGAGGCGGCGGCAAGCAGGATGAACGAGCTGCTGGTGCTGTTCGAGGTCGTCAACACGATCAGCCAGTCCCTCGACATGAACGCGGTGCTGCCCAAGGTGCTCGACCAGGTGGTGGGCAACATGGGAGTTGTCCAGGGGGCCGTGGTGCTCGTGGGCAGCGACGGATTATCCCTTTCGCTCGTGGCCCAGCGGGGGCTGTCGGACGGGAGCGCATGCCGGATCTCGGGAGCAGGCCAGGGAGGCATCGGCGATGTGATCCTGCGGAATAAAGCCATGCGGATCAGCGCCGGCGATGAGGACGGACCGGAATCCGTCCCCGGGCTCGAGCAGGACGATATCCGTTCGGCGCTGATCGTGCCGATCAGCGCACGCGGAGCCGTGCTCGGCGCGCTGGCCCTCTACAGTCCGCAGCGGCATAAGTTCACCGATGAGAACGAGGCCCTCCTGGCCACGATCGGGAACCAGGTCAGCGTTGCGGTCCTGAACGCCCGGCTCTACGAAAAGACGCTCGAACTGGCCCAGGAGGACGGGCTCACCCGCCTGGCCAACCGTCGCCACCTGATGGAGCGGCTGAAACAGGAGGTCTACCGGGCGGAGCGCTATCACACGTCGCTTTCCCTGATCATGCTCGACCTGGACAAGTTCAAGTCCTTCAATGACACCTACGGCCATTTGAAGGGCGACGAGCTGCTCAGGGAATTCGCGATCATGGTCGCCCACACGATCCGCGTGACCGACATTGCCGGACGGTACGGCGGGGAGGAGTTCGCGATCATCCTTCCGAACACGGCGCTCAAGGGAGCGATCGTGATCGCCGAACGCATCAGGCTTGCCATGGAGGGGCTCAGGATCGATATTGGCGAGGGAAGCCCCCCTGCCGGGCGCACGGTCAGCATCGGGATCGCCGAGTTCCTGCCCGGGGACACCGAGGAAAAGCTGGTCGGGAACGCCGACGCGGCCCTGTACCGCGCGAAGCAGGGCGGCAGGAACAGGGTCTCCTGGTGA